A genomic segment from Parus major isolate Abel chromosome 21, Parus_major1.1, whole genome shotgun sequence encodes:
- the MFN2 gene encoding mitofusin-2 — protein sequence MSLLFTRSNPIVAVKKDKRHMAEVNASPLKHFVTAKKKINGIFEQLAAYINESSSFLEETHKNAELDPVTTEEQVLEVKGYLSKVSGISEVLARRHMKVAFFGRTSNGKSTVINAMLWDKVLPSGIGHTTNCFLRVEGTDGHEAFLLTEGSEEKKSVKTVNQLAHALHQDEHLNAGSLVSVMWPNSKCSLLKDDLVLMDSPGIDVTTELDSWIDKFCLDADVFVLVANSESTLMQTEKQFFHKVNERLSRPNIFILNNRWDASASEPEYMEEVRRQHMERCTSFLVDELGVVDRAQAGDRIFFVSAKEVLNARIQRAQGMPEGGGALADGFQVRMLEFQSFERRFEECISQSAVKTKFEQHTVRAKQIAEDVRLIMDSVHVAAQEQRVYCLEMREERQDRLGFIDKQLELLTQDYKRKIKQITEEVERQVSNAMAEEIRRLSVLVDEYQADFHPSQVVLKVYKSELHKHIEEGLGRNMSDRCSSAITTSLQTMQQEMIDGLKPLLPVSVRGQMDMLIPRQCFMLSYDLNCDKLCADFQEDIEFHFSLGWTMLVNRFLGPKNGRRALMGYNDQVQRPLTPANPSLPPLPQGSMTQEELMVSMVTGLASLTSRTSMGIIVVGGVVWKAVGWRLIALSFGLYGLLYVYERLTWTTKAKERAFKRQFVEYAGEKLQLIVSYTGSNCSHQVQQELAGTFAHLCQQVDVTRENLEQEISAMNKKIEVLDSLQSKAKLLRNKAGWLDSELNMFTHQYLQQSR from the exons AAACACACAAGAATGCAGAGCTTGATCCTGTCACCACAGAAGAGCAGGTACTGGAAGTCAAAGGCTACCTGTCAAAAGTCAGTGGTATTAGTGAAGTGTTGGCAAGACGGCATATGAAAGTTGCTTTTTTTGGGAG GACAAGCAATGGGAAGAGCACTGTGATAAATGCCATGCTGTGGGACAAAGTTCTTCCTTCAGGAATTGGACACACCACCAATTGCTTCTTGCGTGTGGAAGGGACAGATGGACATGAGGCTTTCCTGCTGACAGAAGgctcagaggaaaagaagagtGTTAAG ACAGTAAACCAGCTGGCTCATGCCCTTCATCAGGATGAACATCTGAATGCTGGCAGCTTAGTCAGTGTAATGTGGCCCAATTCCAAATGTTCTCTCTTAAAGGACGACCTGGTGCTGATGGACAG CCCTGGCATTGATGTAACCACAGAGCTGGACAGCTGGATTGACAAATTCTGTCTCGATGCTGATGTATTTGTCCTGGTGGCAAATTCTGAATCAACGTTGATGCAAACT gAGAAGCAGTTCTTTCACAAGGTGAATGAACGTCTGTCTCGACccaatatatttattttaaataatcgTTGGGATGCATCTGCCTCTGAACCAGAATATATGGAAGAG GTGCGCCGGCAGCACATGGAGCGGTGCACCAGTTTCCTGGTGGATGAGCTGGGTGTGGTGGATCGAGCCCAGGCAGGGGATCGGATTTTCTTTGTGTCTGCAAAAGAAGTGCTGAATGCCAGGATTCAGAGGGCTCAAGGGATGCCAGAAGGAG GTGGAGCATTGGCAGATGGATTTCAAGTAAGAATGCTTGAATTTCAAAGCTTCGAGAGAAGGTTTGAG GAATGTATCTCACAGTcagcagtaaaaacaaaatttgagCAGCATACGGTGAGAGCGAAGCAGATTGCGGAAGATGTTCGCCTCATCATGGACTCTGTGCATGTTGCTGCCCAGGAACAGCG AGTTTACTGTCTGGAAATGCGAGAGGAACGTCAGGATCGCCTAGGTTTTATTGACAAACAGCTGGAGCTCCTTACTCAAGACTACAAGCGGAAAATCAAACAAATCACTGAAGAGGTGGAAAGGCAG GTGTCAAATGCAATGGCAGAAGAAATCAGACGGCTTTCAGTGTTGGTAGATGAATACCAAGCAGACTTCCATCCATCTCAAGTAGTTCTTAAAGTCTACAAGAGT GAGCTGCATAAACACATAGAGGAAGGCCTGGGCCGTAACATGTCAGATCGTTGCTCCAGTGCTATCACAACTTCCCTGCAGACAATGCAGCAAGAAATGATAG ATGGTTTAAAACCCCTCCTCCCAGTCTCTGTGCGGGGCCAGATGGATATGTTAATTCCTCGGCAGTGCTTCATGCTCAGCTATGATCTGAACTGTGACAAGCTTTGTGCTGACTTCCAGGAGGATATAGAATTCCATTTCTCTCTTGGATGGACGATGCTGGTGAACAGATTTTTGGGACCAAAGAATGGTCGTCGGGCCTTGATGGGCTATAACGACCAG GTTCAGCGCCCTTTAACACCAGCAAATCCCAGTCTGCCTCCTTTGCCTCAGGGTTCTATGACCCAGGAAGAACTCATGGTGTCCATGGTGACTGGACTGGCCTCTTTAACTTCCCGAACTTCCATGGGGATCATTGTGGTTGGTGGTGTG GTCTGGAAGGCCGTGGGTTGGAGATTGATTGCTCTCTCGTTTGGCCTTTATGGGCTGCTCTATGTGTACGAGCGCCTCACCTGGACCACCAAAGCCAAGGAGAGAGCTTTCAAGAGGCAGTTTGTGGAGTATGCTGGGGAGAAACTGCAGCTCATCGTCAGCTACACGGGCTCAAACTGCAGCCACCAAGTCCAGCA AGAGCTTGCTGGAACGTTTGCTCATTTGTGTCAGCAAGTGGATGTCACACGGGAGAATCTTGAGCAAGAAATTTCTGccatgaataaaaaaattgaagttttgGATTCactgcagagcaaagcaaaactgCTCAG GAACAAAGCAGGTTGGCTTGACAGCGAGCTCAACATGTTCACACATCAGTACCTGCAGCAAAGCAGATAG
- the MIIP gene encoding migration and invasion-inhibitory protein — protein MDLELLKRLRQVNQDLLQRLKMKQEEIRKRLPSKQLLPASLHSSTAADRCVPLPRRVKENQVDAVKSAADPGIMVIVEPRPGPSSSLNHTSSDRGLQQQQTRTQEGAGFDSSFPGKEKNVTPVPTIVMCGREISRVEGDGHAQGRPEKESSFLGPGENREQSALPHGSQEKTHPGPSLSRKQNKESSEQHVVIRGPHVPTSVLLTSQSKELKKEASHVTSQPDPEEDAISVSSCSSHPFLGYDWIAGLLDIKSSVTEESEQYFTELQEFRQSNRESCVHQQDLEPKALDCTGPEQELDLITGSHKCVYCYRLNQRLFTIPVDSESACHVCKMPRTHQPSGTLEEPTHVRVSIPSSALLPAYKYKAHRRRSFEPADDLALPSHCLAGWENMVPSSSTLLSSLDLRASLEEKPSPCPVVPVQGVRRSQN, from the exons ATGGACTTAGAGCTCCTGAAGAGGCTGCGCCAGGTCAACCAGGACCTTCTACAAAGGCTGAAAATGAAGCAGGAAGAGATCAGAAAGAGACTTCCCAGCAAGCAACTCCTTCCAGCATCTCTTCATAGCAGTACAGCTGCTGACAGATGTGTCCCCTTGCCCAGGAGAGTG aaggaaaatcagGTTGATGCAGTAAAGTCTGCAGCTGATCCTGGAATAATGGTGATTGTGGAACCTAGACCTGGCCCCAGTTCATCTCTTAATCAcaccagcagtgacagaggGCTACAGCAACAACAAACAAGGACACAGGAAGGAGCAGGTTTCGattccagctttcctgggaaagagaagaatgTTACACCAGTGCCTACAATTGTTATGTGTGGCAGAGAAATCTCCAGAGTAGAGGGGGATGGCCATGCTCAAGGAAGACCAGAGAAAGAATCCTCTTTCCTGGGACCTGGAGAGAACAGAGAACAGTCTGCTCTGCCACATGGTTCCCAAGAGAAAACTCATCCAGGGCCGTCACtgagcagaaagcaaaataaagagagCAGTGAGCAGCACGTGGTCATCAGAGGGCCCCATGTCCCTACATCAGTCCTGCTGACATCTCAGTCCAAAGAGTTGAAG aaggaaGCTTCTCATGTGACTTCACAGCCTGACCCTGAAGAAGATGCCATAAgtgtcagcagctgctcttcccatccTTTCCTGGGCTATGATTGGATTGCAG GGCTCCTTGATATAAAGTCTTCAGTCACAGAAGAATCTGAGCAATACTTCACTGAGCTGCAGGAGTTCAGACAGTCCAACAGAGAAAGCTGTGTTCATCAGCAGGACCTGGA GCCCAAGGCTCTGGATTGCACAGGTCCTGAACAGGAACTGGATTTGATAACTGGTTCTCATAAGT GTGTTTACTGTTACCGGTTAAACCAGCGCCTCTTCACCATCCCTGTGGATTCAGAATCTGCCTGCCATGTGTGTAAGATGCCACGTACCCACCAGCCCTCAGGGACACTGGAAGAGCCAACACATGTCAG GgtcagcattcccagctctgcccttttGCCAGCCTACAAGTACAAAGCCCATCGCAGGAGGAGCTTTGAGCCGGCCGATGATCTAGCGCTGCCTTCG CATTGCTTGGCTGGCTGGGAGAAtatggtcccttccagcagcaccctgcTCAGCAGTTTGGATCTACGAGCCTCACTGGAAGAGAAGCCTTCTCCCTGTCCTGTG GTTCCTGTCCAGGGTGTCAGGAGAAGCCAGAACTGA